From the Streptomyces syringium genome, one window contains:
- a CDS encoding FAD-dependent oxidoreductase: MAEVTRRGVLAGAAVLGGTAAAAAAQGVTAPAALAAPPTDGPPPPAPVTVAPGDPRYRSLTHRGSNARFVGKPDYVRVVNTTAQVVGAVQQAVREGKRIAVRSGGHCFENFVDDPSVRVVIDVSPMRAVSYDARRRAFAVEPGALLGEVYRTLFLGWGVTIPAGATAEVGVGGHVLGGGYGSLSRRYGLSVDHLHAVEVVVVDASGKASAVVATREPSDPHHDLWWAHTGGGGGNFGIVTRYWFRDPAAKGSDPAHLLPRAPEAVTTFYATWSWKDLDQRSFSELVRNHGTWHEHDRAPHSPYAGLFSVLMLNSRRKGTVSLVGHLDSTGEGARRLIDDYVAAVGRGVGARPDRGQEEESWLQSEASVQETAPASFKAKAAYLRRRFTDRQIAAVHDHLSSETEGDVDGSLWLISYGGKVNTVPAGATAVAQRDSILKAVYMNSWEARRGNSEVCLAWVRDLYRSVYADSGGVPVPGTVSDGSFINYPDTDLADPALNTSGTAWHTLYYKDNYPRLQRVKARWDPRDEFRHALSIRPPK, encoded by the coding sequence ATGGCGGAAGTGACACGACGCGGCGTACTGGCAGGAGCGGCGGTGCTCGGCGGAACGGCCGCCGCGGCGGCCGCACAGGGCGTCACCGCCCCGGCCGCCCTCGCCGCGCCGCCCACCGACGGCCCGCCCCCGCCGGCCCCGGTCACCGTCGCCCCCGGGGACCCGCGCTACCGCTCCCTGACCCATCGCGGCTCCAACGCCCGCTTCGTCGGAAAGCCCGACTACGTGCGCGTGGTGAACACGACCGCTCAGGTCGTGGGCGCGGTGCAGCAGGCGGTGCGGGAGGGCAAGCGCATCGCCGTGCGCAGCGGCGGGCACTGCTTCGAGAACTTCGTCGACGATCCCTCGGTCCGTGTCGTCATCGACGTCTCCCCCATGAGGGCGGTCTCCTACGACGCCCGGCGGCGGGCGTTCGCGGTCGAGCCCGGCGCGTTACTCGGCGAGGTGTACCGCACACTGTTCCTCGGCTGGGGCGTGACCATCCCGGCGGGCGCGACCGCCGAGGTCGGCGTCGGCGGCCATGTCCTGGGGGGCGGGTACGGCTCCCTGTCGCGCCGGTACGGGCTGTCCGTGGACCACCTCCACGCCGTGGAGGTCGTGGTCGTGGACGCCTCCGGGAAGGCCTCCGCCGTGGTGGCCACACGGGAGCCCTCCGATCCGCACCACGACCTGTGGTGGGCGCACACCGGCGGCGGGGGCGGCAACTTCGGCATCGTCACCCGCTACTGGTTCCGCGACCCGGCGGCCAAGGGCTCGGACCCCGCGCACCTGCTGCCCAGGGCCCCGGAAGCGGTCACCACCTTCTACGCCACCTGGTCCTGGAAGGATCTCGACCAGCGCTCGTTCAGCGAACTGGTGCGCAATCACGGCACCTGGCACGAGCACGACCGCGCGCCGCACTCGCCCTACGCGGGGCTGTTCAGCGTCCTGATGCTCAACAGCCGCAGGAAGGGAACCGTCAGCCTCGTGGGGCACCTGGACTCCACCGGAGAGGGGGCGAGGCGGCTGATCGACGACTACGTCGCCGCGGTCGGCCGCGGGGTGGGGGCACGGCCCGACCGGGGGCAGGAGGAAGAGTCGTGGCTGCAGTCCGAGGCCAGCGTGCAGGAGACGGCCCCGGCTTCCTTCAAAGCCAAGGCCGCCTATCTCCGCAGGCGCTTCACGGACCGGCAGATCGCCGCCGTCCATGACCATCTTTCGAGCGAGACGGAAGGTGATGTGGACGGCTCCCTGTGGCTGATCTCCTACGGCGGGAAGGTCAACACGGTTCCGGCCGGGGCGACGGCCGTCGCCCAGCGCGACTCGATCCTCAAAGCGGTCTACATGAACAGCTGGGAGGCCCGGCGAGGGAACTCCGAGGTGTGCCTGGCGTGGGTGCGCGACCTCTACCGGTCCGTGTACGCCGACAGCGGCGGCGTACCCGTGCCGGGCACGGTGAGCGACGGTTCCTTCATCAACTACCCGGACACCGACCTCGCCGACCCCGCCCTCAACACCTCGGGCACCGCATGGCACACCCTGTACTACAAGGACAACTACCCCCGTCTGCAGCGCGTCAAGGCGCGGTGGGACCCGCGTGACGAATTCCGGCACGCCCTCTCCATCCGCCCGCCGAAGTGA
- a CDS encoding APC family permease, producing MHVVDMSAANRKGLSLFALIMIGLGSIFGSGWLFGAGQAAQVAGPAALVAWVIGAVFIGMIAMTYAEVGAAYPLPGAMARFGSISHGPVLGFVTGWAVWIATASLIPIEAIAGTQYMSSWSFGWARGLVADGSLTGTGMVTALLLTVALWLACYWSVELLARANNLLTLVKFAIPVLAVGALIASGFHTDNFTAHGGFAPNGWSAVLTAVTASGVVFAFNGFQAVVNLGGNAKNPGRAIPLALVGALSLGLVIYLALQIAFLGAVPPERLAEAGGWNGINFASPFADLAKLLMLHWVVTMLQFGAFISPNGANIGNVASAAYLAQNLADTGFFPKKIAEVHPRYGVARPAMWLNLGFSVLLLLTVGHSWEALASVVSAAMVVSYLMGPIAVGVFRQTKPDLPRPFRLPAASVLCPVTFAFAACALYWSKWPNTGKVAVLTLISVPIAAVVLRRRGGTSLRRQFAPAWWMVAFLLWLSLLSALGSAEFGGHGVIPGGLDITLVAVSAVGFYFWAVRAGVQAHRAGLPGPDPVLGAPAAGPVPGQRRPEPVGTVAS from the coding sequence ATGCACGTCGTGGACATGAGCGCGGCCAATCGAAAAGGCCTCAGCCTCTTCGCCCTGATAATGATCGGACTGGGGTCGATCTTCGGCTCGGGCTGGCTCTTCGGAGCCGGTCAGGCGGCCCAGGTCGCCGGGCCCGCCGCGCTGGTCGCCTGGGTGATCGGCGCCGTCTTCATCGGCATGATCGCCATGACCTACGCCGAGGTCGGCGCCGCCTACCCGCTGCCCGGCGCCATGGCCCGGTTCGGCTCCATCTCGCACGGCCCGGTGCTGGGCTTCGTCACCGGCTGGGCGGTCTGGATCGCGACCGCCTCCCTGATCCCCATCGAGGCCATCGCCGGCACCCAGTACATGTCGTCCTGGAGCTTCGGCTGGGCCCGGGGCCTGGTCGCCGACGGCAGCCTCACCGGCACCGGCATGGTGACGGCGTTGCTCCTGACCGTAGCCCTGTGGCTGGCCTGCTACTGGTCGGTCGAGCTGCTGGCCCGCGCCAACAATCTCCTGACCCTGGTGAAGTTCGCCATTCCGGTCCTCGCGGTCGGCGCGCTCATCGCCTCCGGCTTCCACACGGACAACTTCACCGCGCACGGCGGCTTCGCCCCGAACGGCTGGTCCGCCGTCCTGACCGCCGTCACCGCCTCCGGCGTCGTCTTCGCCTTCAACGGCTTCCAGGCCGTCGTCAACCTCGGCGGCAACGCCAAGAACCCCGGCCGGGCCATCCCGCTCGCCCTCGTCGGCGCGCTCTCCCTCGGCCTGGTCATCTACCTCGCCCTCCAGATCGCCTTCCTCGGCGCCGTACCGCCGGAGCGGCTCGCCGAGGCGGGCGGCTGGAACGGGATCAACTTCGCGTCGCCCTTCGCCGACCTCGCCAAGCTCTTGATGCTGCACTGGGTCGTCACCATGCTCCAGTTCGGCGCCTTCATCTCACCGAACGGCGCCAACATCGGCAACGTCGCCTCGGCCGCGTACCTGGCCCAGAACCTCGCCGACACCGGCTTCTTCCCCAAGAAGATCGCCGAGGTGCACCCCCGCTACGGCGTCGCCCGCCCCGCCATGTGGCTGAACCTGGGCTTCTCCGTGCTGCTGCTCCTCACCGTCGGCCACAGCTGGGAGGCCCTGGCGAGCGTGGTCTCCGCCGCGATGGTCGTCTCCTACCTCATGGGCCCGATCGCGGTCGGCGTGTTCCGGCAGACCAAGCCCGATCTGCCCCGCCCCTTCCGCCTCCCCGCCGCCTCGGTGCTCTGCCCCGTCACCTTCGCGTTCGCGGCCTGCGCCCTGTACTGGTCGAAGTGGCCCAACACCGGCAAGGTCGCCGTGCTCACCCTGATCTCGGTGCCCATCGCCGCGGTGGTGCTGCGCAGGCGCGGCGGGACGAGTCTGCGCCGGCAGTTCGCACCGGCGTGGTGGATGGTCGCGTTCCTGCTGTGGCTGTCGCTGCTGTCCGCCCTCGGCAGTGCCGAGTTCGGCGGCCACGGCGTCATCCCGGGCGGCCTCGACATCACGCTGGTCGCCGTCTCGGCCGTGGGCTTCTACTTCTGGGCGGTGCGCGCCGGCGTCCAGGCCCACCGCGCGGGCCTGCCGGGCCCCGACCCCGTCCTCGGCGCCCCCGCCGCCGGGCCCGTGCCCGGACAGCGCCGGCCCGAGCCCGTCGGGACCGTCGCCTCCTGA
- a CDS encoding YtxH domain-containing protein gives MRYRLTFIMGAAVGYVLGARAGRERYEQLRKGAQRVAQNPAVRNTAESAAQNGRAMTGKALHSLGERMPASVSDRIRGLREKGQGAEDDWGTSNT, from the coding sequence ATGCGCTACCGACTGACGTTCATCATGGGTGCGGCCGTCGGGTACGTACTCGGCGCGCGAGCCGGGCGTGAGCGCTACGAGCAGCTGCGCAAGGGCGCGCAGCGGGTCGCGCAGAACCCCGCGGTGCGCAATACGGCGGAGTCCGCCGCGCAGAACGGCCGGGCCATGACCGGCAAGGCCCTCCACAGCCTCGGCGAGCGGATGCCCGCCTCGGTCTCGGACCGGATCCGCGGCCTGCGCGAGAAGGGCCAGGGGGCCGAGGACGACTGGGGCACCAGCAACACCTGA
- a CDS encoding FGGY family carbohydrate kinase: MGIVAGLDSSTESTRIVVCDAETGTVLRQGYAPHPTTGPEGDPQAWLVSLGEAAAGGLLEGVQAIGVSAQQHGLLVLDAGGVLVRPAMLGNDRRVQAAAADLTDALGGRAAWAEAVGSVPQAGQAVAKLRWLARNEPESATRAAALMQPHDWLVWQLLGRPVRRTTDRGAASSTGYWSAATGSWRPDLVELALGRQAALPDVLHPAEPAGHTPEGLLISAGTGETMAAAFGLGVGPGDAVISLGASGSVFAVHHEALVDPTGTITSFADATGRHLPVVHTLNAVRVLRGTAEILGTDLNGLSELALRSTPGAYGLVLLPYLEGERTPHLPHTAGTLAGLRRESMKPEHLARAAFEGMLCGLTDALDVLRGRGVDVRRVFLLGAAAELPAVQAVAPALFGAQVVVPQAADYAALGAARQAAWALGVQQGVLSHLEPPRWPAAASQVFEPGEDLAVGQAVRQQYVTVREQTHPGAFQGGA; this comes from the coding sequence ATGGGCATAGTCGCGGGGCTGGACAGTTCCACCGAGAGCACGAGAATCGTCGTCTGCGACGCGGAGACGGGCACCGTGCTCAGGCAGGGCTACGCCCCGCATCCGACGACGGGCCCCGAGGGTGATCCGCAGGCGTGGCTGGTCTCGCTGGGCGAGGCCGCCGCGGGCGGACTGCTGGAAGGCGTGCAGGCCATCGGCGTGTCCGCGCAGCAGCACGGGCTGCTCGTCCTGGACGCCGGCGGGGTGCTCGTCCGGCCCGCGATGCTGGGCAACGACCGGCGCGTACAGGCGGCGGCCGCCGATCTGACCGACGCGCTCGGCGGCCGGGCCGCGTGGGCGGAGGCCGTCGGGTCGGTGCCGCAGGCCGGGCAGGCCGTGGCGAAGCTGCGGTGGCTGGCGCGCAACGAACCGGAGTCGGCGACGCGGGCGGCCGCGCTGATGCAGCCCCACGACTGGCTGGTGTGGCAGCTGCTCGGGCGCCCCGTACGGCGCACGACCGACCGCGGCGCCGCGTCCTCGACCGGCTACTGGTCGGCGGCGACCGGCAGCTGGCGGCCGGATCTCGTGGAGCTGGCACTGGGCCGCCAGGCGGCCCTGCCCGACGTGCTGCACCCCGCCGAGCCCGCCGGGCACACCCCCGAGGGCCTGCTGATCTCCGCCGGTACGGGCGAGACGATGGCGGCGGCCTTCGGGCTGGGCGTCGGCCCCGGCGACGCGGTGATCTCGCTCGGCGCGTCGGGCTCGGTCTTCGCCGTGCACCACGAGGCGCTGGTGGACCCCACGGGCACGATCACCTCCTTCGCGGACGCGACCGGGCGGCATCTGCCGGTGGTGCACACCCTCAACGCGGTACGGGTGCTGCGCGGCACGGCCGAGATCCTCGGTACGGATCTGAACGGGCTGTCCGAGCTGGCGCTGCGGTCCACGCCCGGCGCGTACGGGCTGGTGCTGCTGCCGTATCTGGAGGGCGAGCGCACCCCGCACCTGCCGCACACCGCCGGAACGCTGGCGGGGCTGCGCCGCGAGAGCATGAAGCCGGAGCATCTGGCGCGGGCCGCCTTCGAGGGCATGCTGTGCGGGCTCACGGACGCCCTGGACGTGCTGCGCGGGCGCGGCGTCGACGTGCGCCGGGTCTTCCTGCTGGGTGCGGCGGCCGAGCTGCCGGCCGTGCAGGCCGTGGCGCCGGCGCTGTTCGGCGCGCAGGTCGTCGTCCCGCAGGCGGCGGACTACGCGGCGCTGGGCGCGGCCCGGCAGGCCGCGTGGGCGCTGGGCGTCCAGCAGGGCGTGCTGTCGCACCTGGAGCCGCCGCGCTGGCCGGCCGCGGCCAGCCAGGTCTTCGAGCCGGGTGAGGATCTGGCGGTGGGGCAGGCCGTGCGGCAGCAGTACGTGACCGTGCGCGAGCAGACCCACCCCGGGGCCTTCCAGGGCGGCGCGTGA
- a CDS encoding sigma-70 family RNA polymerase sigma factor translates to MPESSERGRSGRLDPEPFAKSLLIPGTDGGPAVSVPPAHAAPESAAITLEVAPVQTRTPTLPQAPAETAPAVPRQSEPPVSESFADEPPPEPAVRAADTGGPSSDLFRQYLREIGRIPLLSAAEEVELARRVEAGLFAEEKLGSTPDLDSQLALDLDRLVVLGRMAKRRLIEANLRLVVSVAKRYIGRGLTMLDLVQEGNLGLIRAVEKFDYARGYKFSTYATWWIRQAMSRALADQARTIRVPVHVVELINRVVRVQRRMLQERGYEPTAEEVAAYLDLSEERVSEVLRLAQEPVSLHAPVGEEDDVALGDLIEDGDAASPVESAAFLLLREHLEAVLSTLGERERKVVQLRYGLMDGRPRTLEEIGRIFGVTRERIRQIESKTLNKLRDHAFADQLRGYLD, encoded by the coding sequence GTGCCTGAGTCCTCGGAGCGCGGCAGGTCCGGGCGACTGGACCCGGAGCCCTTCGCGAAGTCGCTCTTGATCCCCGGGACGGACGGCGGCCCGGCCGTCTCCGTCCCTCCTGCGCATGCCGCCCCCGAATCGGCAGCGATCACCCTGGAGGTCGCCCCCGTGCAGACCCGGACCCCGACCCTGCCCCAGGCCCCGGCCGAAACGGCCCCGGCCGTGCCACGGCAGTCCGAGCCACCCGTGTCCGAGAGCTTCGCCGACGAGCCGCCCCCGGAGCCGGCGGTGCGGGCAGCCGACACCGGCGGCCCGTCCTCCGACCTCTTCCGCCAGTACCTCCGCGAGATCGGCCGCATCCCCCTGCTCTCCGCCGCCGAGGAGGTGGAGCTGGCCCGCCGTGTCGAAGCCGGGCTCTTCGCCGAGGAGAAGCTCGGCAGCACCCCCGACCTCGACTCCCAACTAGCCCTCGACCTCGACCGCTTGGTGGTCCTCGGCCGGATGGCCAAGCGCCGGCTCATCGAGGCGAACCTGCGCCTCGTCGTCTCCGTGGCCAAGCGCTACATCGGCCGCGGGCTGACCATGCTCGATCTCGTGCAGGAGGGAAACCTCGGGCTGATCAGGGCCGTTGAGAAGTTCGACTACGCCCGGGGCTACAAGTTCTCGACGTACGCGACCTGGTGGATCCGCCAGGCCATGTCGCGGGCGCTGGCCGACCAGGCCCGCACGATCCGGGTCCCCGTCCACGTCGTGGAGTTGATCAACCGCGTGGTGCGGGTCCAGCGCCGGATGCTCCAGGAGCGCGGCTACGAACCCACCGCCGAGGAGGTCGCCGCCTATCTCGACCTCTCCGAGGAGCGGGTCAGCGAAGTCCTGCGCCTCGCCCAGGAACCCGTCTCGCTGCACGCCCCCGTGGGTGAGGAGGACGACGTCGCGCTCGGCGATCTGATCGAGGACGGCGACGCCGCCTCACCCGTCGAATCGGCCGCGTTCCTGCTGCTGCGCGAGCATCTGGAAGCCGTCCTTTCCACGCTGGGCGAGCGCGAGCGCAAGGTCGTGCAGCTGCGCTACGGACTGATGGACGGCCGCCCCCGCACCCTGGAGGAGATCGGCCGGATCTTCGGCGTCACCCGCGAACGCATCCGCCAGATCGAGTCCAAGACCCTCAACAAGCTTCGCGACCACGCCTTCGCCGACCAGCTCCGGGGCTACCTGGACTGA